A segment of the Prochlorococcus sp. RS04 genome:
TTTTTTGCAGCTTTAGAAAAAATTAAATATCCAAAGAGATTAAAACGCTTGCTGTATCTAAAAAAACCAAGATCATCATTTGGTATTACTAGACCAGGAGCCCAAGTAATTACAGAAATTTTACTAGAAGAAATTTTTAATTTTTTTTCAAGTTCTTTTGCAAACAAAATATTACATAATTTACTATTTTTATAAGCTTCATCAGCATTAAAATTTAAAAATTGCCCAGTTACTTTTTTTCTTAAATTAACTAGGTTATTAAGTCCTGCTTTTTTTCCTATATTGCCACCTGCACTTTTGGGGTCGTGTACATCTGATGATGTAATAATGATTCTAGATTCTTCTTTATCTCTAATAAAATCTTTTAGGACATTTACCAAGTAAAAATGTGCAAGATGATTTACTGCAAATGTTAGTTCTATGCCTTGTTTTGATACTTTAGGATAAAAAGAGCCTGTATATTGTAATCCAGCATTTAAAATAATAACATCTAAAAAAATCTTTTTACTAATAAAGTAATCTTTAATTTTTTTAATATTCTCTAGATCTGAAAGATCACAATTTTCAATAATATTTAAAAATTTACTAAGGTAATTTTTATCAAAATATTTCTCGATTTTTATGAGAAATTCATTCTTTCTAAATTCGTTTTTAATTACAACATATAAAATATTTTTCGTCTTCAGTAAATTAATAATGGCAAAAAACCCTATTCCTGAATTACCTCCAGTAATTAAAATATTTTTATTTTTAATCATTTAAATTCCTATATTTTTTTTATGATAAAAAAATAAATAAAGTTTTTTTTATTTTGTAATCTTATAAATTATTGTTAAAACACTGAAAGCTTAGTCACTAGTATTTGAGTAATTTGATTATTATTAATCTACTCTCATTATAAATATTGGATGAAAAATATAATTCTAGGATCAGAAGTAATAATTTTTTCCATAAATTTTTTTAATCATAAGATTTATATTTAATGTCAAAAGAAAATATGCCAGATGTTCTTGTTTTGGGGGCAGGGCCTGCAGGAATGGCTATTGCCTCAGCTTTAGGGAAGGAAAAATTAGATGTTGAAGTGCTTTCTCCAAATGGACCAGATGAACCTTGGCCAAATACATATGGCATTTGGGGGGAAGAAGTTGATCAACTCGGGCTTCAGGATTTACTTGAATATAGATGGAAGAATACTGTAAGTTTTTTTGGGCATGGCGCTTTAGAAGAGCAGGACGACGAGAATAAAGCAACGGAACATTCACTAGATTATGGACTATTTGATAAGAAGAAACTCCACAATTATTGGTTTAACGAATGCAATAAGTCTTTTATTAAATGGCATCAAGGCTTTGCAAACAAAATACATTTTGAAAAATACAAGAGTACAGTAACCACAAAAGATGGCAAAACTTACTCTGCAAGATTAGTAGTAGATGCAACAGGGTATGATCCTGTTTTTCTTAAATTAAAATCCTGTGGTCCCTTAGCAGTCCAAACTTGTTATGGGATAGTAGGTAATTTTAGTAAACCTCCACTTAAGAAAGGGCAGTTTGTATTAATGGACTATAGAAATGATCATCTTAACGATGAGCAAAAAAGAGAACCGCCAACTTTTCTTTATGCCATGGATATGGGGGATGGGAAATATTTTCTTGAAGAGACATCTCTTGGTTTGGTAAACCCTCTAACAATGGAAAATTTAAAAGAGAGACTAGAGAAAAGGCTTTCTTATCGAAATATATCAATCACAAGCATGCAGCACGAAGAGCTTGGCTTATTTCTTCCTATGAATATGCCAATCCCAGATTTCAAACAACAAATACTTGGGTATGGTGGTGCTGCTTCAATGGTACATCCTGCATCTGGATATTTAATTGGTAATGTATTAAGAAGAGCTCCACTTGTCGCAAAGGCAGTCTCAAAAGCAATTAAAAACAAAAATCTAAGTACCTATCATATTGCTAGAAAAGGTTGGGAAACTTTATGGTCAAAAGAATTAATTAGGAAAAAATCACTTTACCAATTTGGATTAGAAAAACTCATGAGGTTTGATGAGAAACTATTAAGAGAATTTTTTGGCAGTTTTTTCCAACTTCCTAAAAATCAATGGTATGGGTTTCTAACTGATACTCTTTCTTTAAAAGAGATTGTATATGCTATGTGCGTAATGTTTATAAAAGCTCCATGGAGTGTAAAGAAAGGTCTTATGATCATGCATGGAAGAGAATTTAAAATGTTACTTAGGATAATATTTCCAAACATATAGTTAAAAAATGAGAACCATATTAATAACTGGAGCCAGTAGAGGTATTGGACTAAATATTGCACATAAAGAATTAAAAGAAGGCAATAGAATTAGTGTTGGCATAAGAGATTTAGAATCATTAAAAGGAAGCGCTATTGATCCCAAAAAATGGCCCGAAGGGAAAATTATAATCAACCACTATGATGCTTTAAAAAAAATTACAGCCGAAAATTGGATAAAGAATACCGTAGATGAATTTGGAGGATTTGATTCAGTAATAAATTGTTCTGGAGTATTATCGAAAGTTCCTTTCTTATACAAAGATGGTGATGAAGAAGATATTTTAAATACATTAAATATAAATTTTTTGGCAATTTGGCATTTATGTAGGCTTTCTTGGGATCATTTATGTACCTCTGGAAGAGGGAGAATTATTGTTTTAGTTTCAATGAGTGGTAAAAGATCCAAAGGTGATTTAGCCGCTTATTCTTCTTCAAAGTTTGCTTTGATGGGATTATGCCAAACCATGAAAAATAAAGGTTGGGATAAAAATATAAGGATTTCTGCAATTTGCCCAAGCTGGGTTAATACAAAAATGGCCCAAAATATCTCTTCTTTAGACAAATCAAGCATGACACAACCTGAAGATATTGCTGAAATATGCTCAACTATTCTTAAGTTACCTACCCAATCAGTTCCATTTGAAATCGCCTTAAATTGTAACTATGAAATTTAGCCTAAATTAAAAATTAAGTAAGCCATTGAAAGCATCGCAATTGCAATAAATAAACCTTTTATTCGATTAGTTAACAATGAAAAAAGAGATAAATCTTCAGAAAAGTATCCGCCAAAACTTCCTGTAATAAATAATATAACCATTGGTAGAGATGCCATTCCAAAAGAATAAGAAATAGATCTTACAAATCCAAAATTTAAATAATTAAAAATAAAAGAACCTAATGAAAACAATAAAAAAGATGCAAATAGAGTTATAGAAACTTCAGCATCTAAAGTATGAGGTAAGCTACCCTTTAATTCAAATTGCTTTTTACATTCTTTAATTTGTCTTTTAGAAAGCTTTAAATAACCAGTTTCAGGAATTCTTTGCGACTTATATTTTCTTAGTAATCTTGCTTCAAGAGTTTCTGGCTCCTTAGTCATAATTGATGTTAATAATTCATCTGGCTTTAATTTTTTAATTTTCTTTTCGAGATTATCTGTTTTCCCAATTCTATAAAGGTCTCCCACTCTAATAAGGTAAACATATCCCGACATTTGCGTTGTAAAATTAATACTGTTCCTATTTAGATAATACTAAAAGAATTAAGGAAATTAAAAGTTTTTACAATATGAAAAACGATATTTTATATTCATTCCGAAGATGTCCATATGCAATTCGTGCAAGATGGGCCCTATTAATTTGCGAAATAAAAGTAGAGATAAGAGAAATTGATTTAAAAAATAAACCTCTAGATTTTTTAAATAATTCAAAGACGAAAACGGTTCCAATTCTTATAAAAAAAAATAATGAAGTTATTGAAGAAAGTCTTGAAATCATCCTGTGGGCTCTCTCAGAGTCGAAAAAGGAAAACATCAAATTAATTTGTTTTCCTGAAAACAAAAAGGAAGAAATTTTTGAAATAATTAATGAAAACGATAACGAATTTAAATATCATTTAGATCGATTTAAATATGCCACAAGATATAAAGATAGTAATGAAGAATTTCATTTCACAAATGCTATTAAATTTATAAAGAGATGGAACGAACTACTTGCAGAAAACAAATATTTTTTTGGAGATATTCCCACAATTGCTGATTGGTCTATTTGGCCTTTTGTAAGACAATTTAAAATCGCTTGTGAAAGTCAAAAAAGGATAAATTATTTTGAACCCTCGATAAAAAACTGGTTAGATTCATTCGAAAAAAATAAAGAATTTAAAACCTTAATGTATAAATACGAATTATGGGAACCAAATTATAGAAAGAATTATTTTCCTTTTAATTAACTTTCTAACAACTTCCTTTTTTCAATAATTCTTGCTAACTCCAAAAAATATCCTGCAGTCCTAAATTTTCCAATATTTTTCTCCTTAAAATCAAGATCGCTTCTAATTTCTGCAGTCTCCGCCATTAGCAAATCTAAATCATTTGATCCAAGACTATACAATTCTCCTAGTTCGATTTCCCTTCCAAGTAAATGACTCCTGAACCACTTCCCTTTATTTTCTTGAGGTGGAATATCGTAGGGAGTAAATGACATTAAAATAAAATTTAGGCTAATACTATTCTAGGGTTCTTATTGAAACTTTTTCATCTCTACTCTATTAAAAATCAATGCAATAAAAAGAATTGCGAATGTAATTAGGGCACAAATTTCTGTCCAATAATCTAATCCAATTTTAGAAATCATTAATGGTGCAAGAACTGTAAATAGTCCCCCGGAAAGAATTAACTGAGCGAAAAGCTGTTTTGACGTAAAAATTGGTAAAGTCTTAGAAATATTTTTAGGATCTGCAAGCCTTAAAAGAAGTAAACCAGAAGCTACTACACCTGTAGAATTCCCAAACTCTATCAAGCTTTTTTCAAACCAATAATCATCAAAAATAAAGTATGCGAAATAAGCAATGCAGATTAAATTCCAAAATAAACCGAAAATAGTAAACACTAAAATAAGTATCCAATTATCAAAAACAACTGCAATATCTAAACTCGCCATAGCTGTAAAAATCAACAAATCTGTGGATAAAATACCAATCTCCCTTTGCAGAATATTTGAAATAAATTCTGTATTTTTGGTTTTCTCTAAAATATATCTTATAAGGAGCGAACCTATAAGGATAAAAGGGAATACTGGTAGTGAAAAAATAATTTCCTTCGAAAAATCTCCAAAAGAACTTGAAATATACCTTAAAAATTTAAGTAGCAAAATACCAAAAGAAATTGCCAAACCAGAGAATCCAAGATTTATTATAAAAATTCTTAAATCTGCAAAAATTCCTGTCTTATTTTTTCCTTTTAGAGTATCTTTTTGTTCAAGAATTTCCTCAGTATCTGATAGGCCTAAAGTCCTACCAAGAAAGATAAATACGCTCCCCAATATTGAAGAGGATAAAAGACCCATAGTTGCCATCGCCAAACCAAGATCTAAACCATTTTGGAAACCTAGTTTATTAAAACTTTCTCCAATTATTGATGCAGCTCCATGACCACCCTCAAAACCTACTTCTATTAAACAACTCATTAGAGGATTTGCATCCATAGATGGAGGTAGAAAGTATTTAACAACAAGACCACCGACAAAAAATTGCCCGAAACCTAGTGAAAGAGCTAATAGAAATTGATTAAAAATTGGTTTAACTAAACCATTTATATTCGGGATAGGTCTTCCCATCATTAAAGTTGCGAAGACTAATGATAAAAGAGGAGTAGGAAAATTACTCCAAACATTGATTGTTTCTTTTGGTAAAAAGTGTATCGCCCCAAATGGGCCTATGGATATACCTAAAATTCCTGATATAACTGCTATCGGCAATCCAAACCTCTCGAGTTGAACAGCTAGTTTAAATTTTCTCCCAAAAATCAACAAAAAAAATATAATTAATAATCCAAAAAAACTTATCAATAGAGAATTTGAAAAAATATCTTTATTCTGTATCGAAAAAATATCCAATGATTTCAAAAACATATAATTCTAAATCTAAATTAATAAACAATATTTTTCAAATAAAAAAGGCTCCGGTAAGAGGAGCCTTTTGATATTGGTAATAAAATTTGAAAATTAATCTTTAAGAGTAACTGTTGCACTATCAATATTACTGATAGCATTTGTAACTCTCTTGAAATCAAAGCCTAGTGCTCTTAAAGCGTGCCATAGATGACCTTGAATAAAGAAGAATCCAAAATAGTAGTGAACATTAGCTAACCATGCTCTTGAAGTGTACTCACCATCAGGAAGATCAACAGTATCTACCCAATAAGGCGATATACTAAACTTCAATTCAAGTGGTTCACCAAAGAATTCAGTTGGATAAACTGTTGTATTAGCTGCACTCCAGAAGGCTGCGATAATAGCCATCCAGCCTATTCCAGCTAGTGACCATGAGAGAACAGCTTCTGCAGATAGAAGTCCTTTACCTTTGAATTTGGTATATTCACCAACTTGCTTAGTAGCAATATGCCAAGCACCACCAGTGATCTCAACGAAAGCAAGAAAGGCATGGCCTCCCATTACTTCTTCAAGGCTATCAATAGTCAAAAAGTCTGTTTGGTGATTCCAAATTTTGGCCAAATTTAATTCATACTCAACCTGTCTTACTGAACCAATAGCTGGATCATAAATTCCATGAACTCTTGCCCATTCAACAAAAGCGATAACTGCGAAACCAAGAATAATTAGATGGTGACCAAGAATAAATGTCAATTTGTCTGGATTATCCCATTCAATATTGAATTTTCTAGCTCTTGCTACATCAGAATCTTCTAGATTTCCAGGAAGAAGTAAGGAGTGTAGAAGTCCGCCTGCGGCTAAAACCATAGAAGAAACTAAGTGAACTATTGCTATCGCTAGAACAGGTTTAGTATCTCCCATCGCAACGCCATTAGCATCAAACCCTATTCCAAGAGTTGCTAAATGAGGAAGAACGATTAAAGGTTGATGACCCATTGGGACAGTGGGGTCAAATCGTGAAAGTTCAAAAAGGGTGAATGCACCCGCCCAGAAAACAATTAATCCTGCATGAGCTACATGAGCAGCAATGAATTTTCCTGAGCGATTTGCTACACCTGAATTACCAGCCCACCATCCGTAGGTAGTATCTGGATTTCCATAGGTTTGCATTTAGGAATTGATTAGCTTAAACGTTTTGAGAATACTTTATATTTCACCAAACAGTTGAATTCATAACAAAATTGTAAAGGTTAGTAATCCTAACTATTACTAAACAAGAAGTCTTCAAAGGGTAATCCCATAACAAAAAAGGTAGATTTAATGAGGAAAATTATTCTTAGAGATATAAGTTCTATCAAATAAATCATTATTTTGAAATTCAAATAAGTTAATTAAATTTCATTTTGCTGACATTAAACGTTATTTTGTTTCATTAAACCATCCTTTTTATTGCCTCATTCTCAAACAATTATTAAATATGGGATAAGACATTTAATATTATGACTACTTCTCAAGATTCTTCTAGAAAATTTTCACTAGAAATGAAATCGGAAGTTCATTACAAAAAGGCTGCGAAATCATACAGAAAATCAAAACAATATATAAATATGATTAACTTATATCCAACTTTGCAAAATACTCTAATTGAGTGTAAGGATGAGAATCTAATAGAGTAGAGATTTTATATATTTTTCTAGATAAAAAAATTTTTTTTAGGCTGCAACATTATAGTTACCTTCAGAATAAAATTTATTAATTATTTTTCTGCACATTTTTACATTATAAAGAGGTTTGGGTTTCCAAGGTTTTTTCTGACCGAGTGGAGAGCTTTTCCAATGAATCCCAGGCTTAAGTATTCCATTTTCACGTAAAAAAGAAAGTTTAATTTCAGTGATTCCTAATTGTTCCGCGGACAACTCAGATGAGCTCCATATATCCCTTAACATTGGATTAAGTAAATATTATTAATCCTTAATAACGTTAATCTTATTTTTTTGAAAGGGGTAAAACTTTTAAATAATTATTAAGCAACAAAAAACCTAGTATTTATAAAGTGAAGAGATTTAAAAGATTTATTTAAAATTAAGAAATATTAAATACAGAATCTTCATTAACAAATATCTCGTCGATACTTTCTCCTTTCTTGAGAGATTTATAGTC
Coding sequences within it:
- a CDS encoding SDR family NAD(P)-dependent oxidoreductase, with product MRTILITGASRGIGLNIAHKELKEGNRISVGIRDLESLKGSAIDPKKWPEGKIIINHYDALKKITAENWIKNTVDEFGGFDSVINCSGVLSKVPFLYKDGDEEDILNTLNINFLAIWHLCRLSWDHLCTSGRGRIIVLVSMSGKRSKGDLAAYSSSKFALMGLCQTMKNKGWDKNIRISAICPSWVNTKMAQNISSLDKSSMTQPEDIAEICSTILKLPTQSVPFEIALNCNYEI
- a CDS encoding SDR family NAD(P)-dependent oxidoreductase — encoded protein: MIKNKNILITGGNSGIGFFAIINLLKTKNILYVVIKNEFRKNEFLIKIEKYFDKNYLSKFLNIIENCDLSDLENIKKIKDYFISKKIFLDVIILNAGLQYTGSFYPKVSKQGIELTFAVNHLAHFYLVNVLKDFIRDKEESRIIITSSDVHDPKSAGGNIGKKAGLNNLVNLRKKVTGQFLNFNADEAYKNSKLCNILFAKELEKKLKISSSKISVITWAPGLVIPNDDLGFFRYSKRFNLFGYLIFSKAAKNILGISESIENAGRILSEIVFDSNLNNIGYVHLSNKLISFKKHKLVKSKVSDEANNSELASKLWILSEEICKSFGFVTFNI
- a CDS encoding chlorophyll a/b binding light-harvesting protein, producing the protein MQTYGNPDTTYGWWAGNSGVANRSGKFIAAHVAHAGLIVFWAGAFTLFELSRFDPTVPMGHQPLIVLPHLATLGIGFDANGVAMGDTKPVLAIAIVHLVSSMVLAAGGLLHSLLLPGNLEDSDVARARKFNIEWDNPDKLTFILGHHLIILGFAVIAFVEWARVHGIYDPAIGSVRQVEYELNLAKIWNHQTDFLTIDSLEEVMGGHAFLAFVEITGGAWHIATKQVGEYTKFKGKGLLSAEAVLSWSLAGIGWMAIIAAFWSAANTTVYPTEFFGEPLELKFSISPYWVDTVDLPDGEYTSRAWLANVHYYFGFFFIQGHLWHALRALGFDFKRVTNAISNIDSATVTLKD
- a CDS encoding GIY-YIG nuclease family protein, which gives rise to MSGYVYLIRVGDLYRIGKTDNLEKKIKKLKPDELLTSIMTKEPETLEARLLRKYKSQRIPETGYLKLSKRQIKECKKQFELKGSLPHTLDAEVSITLFASFLLFSLGSFIFNYLNFGFVRSISYSFGMASLPMVILFITGSFGGYFSEDLSLFSLLTNRIKGLFIAIAMLSMAYLIFNLG
- a CDS encoding glutathione S-transferase, whose translation is MKNDILYSFRRCPYAIRARWALLICEIKVEIREIDLKNKPLDFLNNSKTKTVPILIKKNNEVIEESLEIILWALSESKKENIKLICFPENKKEEIFEIINENDNEFKYHLDRFKYATRYKDSNEEFHFTNAIKFIKRWNELLAENKYFFGDIPTIADWSIWPFVRQFKIACESQKRINYFEPSIKNWLDSFEKNKEFKTLMYKYELWEPNYRKNYFPFN
- a CDS encoding sodium:solute symporter; translated protein: MFLKSLDIFSIQNKDIFSNSLLISFFGLLIIFFLLIFGRKFKLAVQLERFGLPIAVISGILGISIGPFGAIHFLPKETINVWSNFPTPLLSLVFATLMMGRPIPNINGLVKPIFNQFLLALSLGFGQFFVGGLVVKYFLPPSMDANPLMSCLIEVGFEGGHGAASIIGESFNKLGFQNGLDLGLAMATMGLLSSSILGSVFIFLGRTLGLSDTEEILEQKDTLKGKNKTGIFADLRIFIINLGFSGLAISFGILLLKFLRYISSSFGDFSKEIIFSLPVFPFILIGSLLIRYILEKTKNTEFISNILQREIGILSTDLLIFTAMASLDIAVVFDNWILILVFTIFGLFWNLICIAYFAYFIFDDYWFEKSLIEFGNSTGVVASGLLLLRLADPKNISKTLPIFTSKQLFAQLILSGGLFTVLAPLMISKIGLDYWTEICALITFAILFIALIFNRVEMKKFQ
- the crtL gene encoding lycopene beta cyclase; the protein is MSKENMPDVLVLGAGPAGMAIASALGKEKLDVEVLSPNGPDEPWPNTYGIWGEEVDQLGLQDLLEYRWKNTVSFFGHGALEEQDDENKATEHSLDYGLFDKKKLHNYWFNECNKSFIKWHQGFANKIHFEKYKSTVTTKDGKTYSARLVVDATGYDPVFLKLKSCGPLAVQTCYGIVGNFSKPPLKKGQFVLMDYRNDHLNDEQKREPPTFLYAMDMGDGKYFLEETSLGLVNPLTMENLKERLEKRLSYRNISITSMQHEELGLFLPMNMPIPDFKQQILGYGGAASMVHPASGYLIGNVLRRAPLVAKAVSKAIKNKNLSTYHIARKGWETLWSKELIRKKSLYQFGLEKLMRFDEKLLREFFGSFFQLPKNQWYGFLTDTLSLKEIVYAMCVMFIKAPWSVKKGLMIMHGREFKMLLRIIFPNI